In a genomic window of bacterium:
- a CDS encoding PD40 domain-containing protein encodes MSAFPVPHPRHVLRCLVLAGLLVVLTAGGAVAQRNADYIIEHTSTAFIKTDVKMTPLDVLAGGEKSVRAADLLFQVVGNDLYYSGLFRVGEKEGGADSLAFQYAIEGTVEGPLRDAGQTGEDAPTTISLNLLTWPGRQLILNKRYRPLPSQMRPTAHHFANEVIYALTGEKGITMTRVVFSRDDGTGSDLYVVDYDGEGVQRLTSNRVLNICPSWSPDNSRIAFTSYRNHLQGLFLLDTTNGRVTQIIEQGGLNFGADWHPDGTELLVSLSRSGSPEIYRITPEGKIIKRLTVSPAIEISPSWSPGGRDLVFSSDRTGTPQLYIIDSEGTGRRRLTFEGRYNESAVWSPNGDKIAYATREGDFTQIVVMKSTGEDRRIVTDGKWRNCEDPSWAPDGRHLVFASDRSGVFKLYVYDDVEGSFRQLTFGNEPDISPDWSH; translated from the coding sequence GTGAGTGCATTCCCGGTCCCGCATCCGCGGCACGTGCTGCGCTGCCTGGTCCTCGCCGGCCTGCTGGTGGTCCTGACCGCCGGCGGCGCCGTGGCCCAGCGCAACGCCGACTACATCATCGAGCACACCTCGACCGCGTTCATCAAGACCGACGTCAAGATGACGCCGCTGGACGTGCTGGCCGGCGGCGAGAAGTCGGTCCGCGCCGCCGACCTCCTCTTCCAGGTGGTGGGCAACGACCTCTACTACAGCGGCCTGTTCCGGGTGGGCGAGAAGGAGGGGGGCGCCGACAGCCTCGCCTTCCAGTACGCCATCGAGGGCACCGTCGAGGGTCCCCTGCGCGACGCCGGCCAGACCGGCGAGGACGCCCCGACGACCATCAGCCTCAACCTGCTGACCTGGCCGGGGCGGCAGCTCATCCTGAACAAGCGCTACCGACCGCTGCCGTCCCAGATGCGCCCGACGGCCCACCACTTCGCCAACGAGGTGATCTACGCCCTGACCGGCGAGAAGGGGATCACCATGACCCGGGTGGTGTTCTCCCGCGACGACGGCACCGGCAGTGACCTCTACGTGGTCGACTACGACGGCGAGGGGGTGCAGCGCCTCACCTCGAACCGGGTGCTGAACATCTGCCCGAGCTGGTCGCCGGACAACAGCCGGATCGCCTTCACGAGCTACCGCAACCACTTGCAGGGTCTGTTCCTGCTCGACACGACCAACGGCCGGGTCACCCAGATCATCGAGCAGGGGGGGCTGAACTTCGGGGCCGACTGGCATCCGGACGGCACCGAACTGCTGGTTTCCCTGTCCCGGTCGGGCAGCCCGGAGATCTACCGCATCACCCCGGAGGGGAAGATCATCAAGCGGCTGACGGTCTCGCCGGCCATCGAAATCAGCCCCAGCTGGTCGCCCGGGGGCCGGGATCTGGTTTTCAGTAGTGACAGGACGGGCACGCCTCAGTTATATATCATCGACAGCGAGGGAACCGGCCGACGCCGGTTGACCTTCGAGGGCCGGTACAACGAATCGGCGGTCTGGTCGCCCAACGGCGACAAGATCGCCTACGCGACCCGGGAGGGGGACTTCACCCAGATCGTGGTCATGAAGTCCACCGGCGAAGACCGTCGCATCGTCACCGACGGCAAGTGGCGCAACTGCGAAGACCCCAGCTGGGCTCCGGACGGCCGACACCTGGTGTTCGCTTCGGATCGCAGCGGAGTCTTCAAGTTGTATGTGTACGACGACGTGGAAGGCAGCTTCCGCCAGTTGACATTCGGGAATGAACCCGATATTTCTCCCGACTGGTCCCACTAG
- the pal gene encoding peptidoglycan-associated lipoprotein Pal, whose protein sequence is MDPSEYGVQDVFFGFDQYELDNKAMGILSANARAIREAGTVILISGHCDERGTLEYNLALGEKRANAVRDYLVSLGVPASKLRVTSYGENRPFAKGSNEDAWAKNRRAHFERP, encoded by the coding sequence ATGGATCCGTCCGAGTACGGCGTCCAGGACGTCTTCTTCGGCTTCGACCAGTACGAATTGGACAACAAGGCCATGGGAATCCTGTCGGCCAATGCGCGGGCCATCCGCGAGGCCGGCACCGTGATCCTGATCAGCGGCCACTGCGACGAGCGGGGCACGCTGGAGTACAACCTGGCTCTGGGCGAGAAGCGCGCCAACGCCGTGCGCGACTACCTGGTGAGCCTGGGCGTGCCGGCCTCGAAGCTGCGCGTGACCAGCTACGGCGAGAACCGCCCCTTCGCCAAGGGCAGCAACGAGGACGCCTGGGCCAAGAACCGCCGCGCCCACTTCGAGCGTCCGTAA